The proteins below come from a single Poecilia reticulata strain Guanapo linkage group LG5, Guppy_female_1.0+MT, whole genome shotgun sequence genomic window:
- the camk1b gene encoding calcium/calmodulin-dependent protein kinase type 1 isoform X2, which produces MPLGEDGHAWKKKTSDVKEKYDFKDILGTGAFSEVVLAEEKKTQRLVAIKCIPKKALEGKENSIENEIAVLHKIKHPNIVSLEEIFESKSHLYLVMQLVSGGELFDRIIEKGFYTEKDASKLIQQILDAVKYLHDMGIVHRDLKPENLLYYSMDEDSKIMISDFGLSKIEGSGSVMSTACGTPGYVAPEVLAQKPYSKAVDCWSIGVIAYILLCGYPPFYDENDAKLFEQILRAEYEFDSPYWDDISDSAKDFIVHLMEKDSNERFTCEQALQHPWIAGDTALDKNIHESVSAQIKKNFAKSKWKQAFNATAVIRHMRRLQLSTGSEGPGPTLSDPCQAHLMEEEGALCEGGCSQNMDGGADPLSNCTYRCHPASSV; this is translated from the exons gggAGCTTTCTCTGAGGTGGTCTTGGCTGAGGAGAAGAAGACGCAGAGATTGGTGGCTATTAAGTGTATTCCCAAGAAGGCATTGGAAGGCAAGGAAAACAGCATCGAGAATGAAATCGCAGTTCTGCACAA GATTAAGCATCCAAACATTGTGTCTCTGGAAGAGATATTCGAGAGTAAATCACACCTCTACCTTGTCATGCAACT GGTGTCGGGTGGAGAGTTGTTTGATCGTATCATAGAGAAGGGCTTCTACACAGAGAAAGATGCAAGTAAGCTAATTCAACAGATTCTGGACGCTGTAAAATACCTCCACGACATGGGCATTGTGCACCGTGACCTTAAG CCAGAGAACCTGCTGTACTACAGCATGGACGAAGACTCAAAAATCATGATCAGTGACTTCGGTCTGTCTAAGATCGAGGGCTCGGGCAGCGTGATGTCGACAGCCTGTGGAACTCCTGGATACGTCG CTCCTGAGGTTTTGGCACAGAAGCCGTACAGTAAAGCTGTGGATTGCTGGTCTATTGGGGTCATAGCATATATTCT GTTGTGTGGATACCCACCTTTCTATGATGAAAATGATGCCAAACTGTTTGAACAAATCCTGAGAGCAGAATACGAGTTTGATTCTCCTTACTGGGACGATATCTCTGATTCAG ctAAAGACTTTATAGTGCATCTTATGGAAAAAGATTCTAATGAACGCTTCACCTGTGAGCAGGCTCTGCAGCACCCTTG GATTGCTGGAGATACCGCCCTGGACAAGAACATTCATGAGTCTGTCAGTGCTCAGATCAAGAAAAACTTTGCTAAGAGCAAATGGAAG CAAGCATTCAACGCCACCGCAGTGATCCGTCACATGAGGCGTCTCCAGCTTAGCActggcagtgagggacctggccCCACCTTGTCCGATCCATGCCAAGCCCATCTGATGGAAGAGGAAG GAGCGCTTTGTGAAGGTGGTTGCTCCCAGAACATGGATGGAGGAGCAGACCCTTTGTCCAACTGCACCTACCGCTGTCACCCAGCCAGTAGTGTGTGA